A stretch of Xenopus laevis strain J_2021 chromosome 8S, Xenopus_laevis_v10.1, whole genome shotgun sequence DNA encodes these proteins:
- the LOC108700279 gene encoding homeobox protein Nkx-2.1: MDDLKAFSLDSCLDGYGPLVQMPHQTCLQPAMASTGFSMTHCLPQNPIRTCYPGTYSNSGDLPSYQDNIRNTDWYGGNQDMHYPPFSRIIAPSGFNVSTAGCLGYLAEGPKHSLYLQHTSKRKRRVLFSQAQVYELEKRFEHQKYLTAPEREQLAKHIHLTPNQVKIWFQNHRYKMKRQSRNHDPLAVEEAKPYSVESNGSKVACGSPCTSVEDYGPAEIKLDYKGSVQDQQLNTQGIILGQDFLNSASDLQEFEKASRNLMFKPW; the protein is encoded by the exons ATGGATGACCTCAAAGCTTTCTCCTTGGATTCCTGTTTAGATGGGTATGGACCTTTAGTGCAAATGCCCCACCAGACTTGCTTGCAACCAGCTATGGCATCAACTGGATTTTCTATGACCCATTGCCTTCCTCAAAACCCCATTAGGACTTGTTACCCTGGGACATACAGCAATTCTGGTGATCTACCAAGCTACCAAGATAACATCAGGAACACCGATTGGTACGGGGGAAACCAGGACATGCACTACCCACCAT tttccagaATTATTGCTCCCTCTGGATTCAATGTTTCAACTGCGGGATGTTTGGGTTACCTTGCCGAAGGACCAAAACATTCTCTGTACTTGCAGCACACATCCAAGAGGAAACGTAGAGTCCTATTCTCTCAGGCACAAGTGTATGAGCTGGAGAAAAGGTTTGAACACCAAAAATACCTTACAGCTCCAGAAAGAGAGCAGTTGGCTAAACACATCCACCTTACTCCCAATCAAGTCAAGATCTGGTTTCAGAACCATCGCTACAAGATGAAGAGGCAATCGAGGAATCACGATCCTTTGGCAGTAGAAGAGGCTAAACCTTACAGCGTGGAGTCTAATGGCAGCAAAGTAGCCTGTGGCAGCCCATGCACCTCTGTTGAGGATTACGGACCTGCTGAAATCAAGCTAGACTATAAAGGGTCAGTCCAGGACCAGCAACTCAATACCCAAGGCATCATTTTAGGACAGGACTTTCTTAATTCAGCTTCAGATCTTCAGGAGTTTGAGAAAGCCAGCcgaaatttaatgtttaaacccTGGTGA